In Geopsychrobacter electrodiphilus DSM 16401, a single window of DNA contains:
- a CDS encoding Bax inhibitor-1/YccA family protein, with translation MLNDRQTFSHASGIVGVSTFLPKVYGWMTAGLGLTALAATMTLSSPALLNLIFGNKLAFYALIFGELGLVIGLSAAINRISATTATLMFLLYSALSGVTFASIFLIYTRSSIASTFVIAAGTFGAVSLYGYVTKRDLSGWGSFFFMGLIGIIIASVVNIFMQSAMLTWVISYIGVGVFIGLTAYDTQKIKRIGAAGFADAESSKKASILGALTLYLDFINLFLMMLRIMGNRR, from the coding sequence ATGCTTAATGACAGACAAACCTTCTCACACGCCTCAGGAATTGTAGGTGTTTCAACCTTCCTCCCCAAAGTCTATGGCTGGATGACCGCCGGTTTGGGCCTGACCGCCCTGGCGGCAACGATGACCCTGTCGAGCCCTGCTCTGCTCAATCTGATTTTTGGCAACAAGCTGGCCTTCTACGCCCTGATCTTCGGTGAACTAGGCCTGGTGATTGGCCTTTCAGCAGCGATCAATCGAATTAGCGCCACCACCGCAACCTTGATGTTTCTGCTCTACTCCGCCTTAAGCGGGGTGACCTTCGCCTCGATCTTTCTCATCTACACCCGCAGTTCCATTGCCAGCACCTTCGTGATCGCCGCCGGAACCTTTGGTGCGGTCAGCCTTTACGGCTATGTCACCAAACGTGATCTCTCCGGATGGGGCAGTTTCTTCTTTATGGGGTTGATCGGCATTATAATCGCTTCGGTGGTTAACATCTTCATGCAGAGTGCCATGCTCACCTGGGTCATCAGTTACATCGGCGTCGGCGTCTTTATCGGCCTGACCGCTTATGACACCCAGAAGATCAAACGAATCGGAGCCGCTGGCTTCGCGGATGCCGAGTCCAGTAAAAAAGCCTCTATTCTCGGCGCGTTGACTCTTTATCTCGACTTTATCAATCTCTTTTTAATGATGTTAAGGATCATGGGCAATCGCCGCTGA